In Alistipes ihumii AP11, a genomic segment contains:
- a CDS encoding DMT family transporter — translation MSNVVKAHLGLILSYVIWAFNYPLYKIVMPHYISPYAMTMLAVGVAALLAFGSMLFVPIEPVRRQDILKLVAAAALMGIAKKLFLMVGIQHTSPIDASIIATLGPILVLVISVMFLVDRFTPMKVLGMALGLAGALVVILSGSGMQAPSDKLGGDAVVLLAIVASSFSMVWLKELIMRYKPVTLLRWIYPVAAVMMLPIGLGPLLRTDFSAMPAHVAWIVAYVAVVPTFGPNYLLIYSLHYVKPTISSIYFYLEPVIATAISVAMHMDTLSWDRALASLAVFAGVLLVVLSYKNRPSTPRHAGE, via the coding sequence ATGAGCAACGTCGTCAAAGCCCATCTGGGCCTGATCCTGTCGTATGTGATCTGGGCCTTCAACTACCCGCTGTACAAAATCGTCATGCCGCATTACATATCGCCCTATGCGATGACGATGCTGGCCGTAGGCGTCGCGGCGTTGCTGGCTTTCGGGTCGATGCTTTTCGTGCCGATCGAGCCGGTCCGCAGGCAGGATATCCTGAAACTGGTCGCGGCGGCCGCGCTGATGGGGATCGCCAAAAAACTGTTCCTGATGGTCGGCATCCAGCATACCAGCCCGATCGACGCGTCGATCATCGCTACGCTGGGGCCGATTCTGGTGCTCGTCATTTCGGTGATGTTTCTCGTCGACCGCTTTACGCCGATGAAGGTGCTGGGCATGGCGCTCGGTCTTGCGGGCGCGCTCGTAGTGATTCTCAGCGGAAGCGGGATGCAGGCGCCGTCGGACAAGCTGGGGGGCGATGCGGTCGTACTGCTGGCTATCGTCGCCTCCTCGTTCTCGATGGTGTGGCTCAAGGAACTGATCATGCGCTATAAGCCGGTCACGCTGCTGCGCTGGATCTATCCGGTGGCGGCCGTGATGATGCTTCCCATCGGGCTTGGCCCGTTGCTGCGTACCGATTTCTCGGCCATGCCGGCTCATGTCGCGTGGATCGTAGCCTATGTTGCCGTCGTACCTACGTTCGGGCCGAATTACCTCCTGATTTACAGCCTGCACTACGTGAAGCCCACGATCAGCAGCATCTATTTCTATCTGGAGCCCGTCATCGCGACGGCGATTTCCGTGGCGATGCATATGGACACGCTGTCGTGGGACCGCGCGCTGGCCTCTCTGGCGGTATTCGCCGGCGTTCTGCTCGTCGTGCTTTCCTATAAGAATCGTCCCTCGACGCCGCGCCATGCCGGGGAGTAG
- a CDS encoding M48 family metallopeptidase: MLLKILLIALIVYVIVVTRARVRLPHPGLQATVDVLQAATLRDEHVVATARRFVEYADAQQPALPAGDPYAERLERLTSRYAAVNGVPLNFRVYRTPQVNAFATADGSIRIYSGLMDRMSDDELMAIVGHEMGHIRNSDSLGAMRKACLTSAIRNTLGAAGGVIGALSSSQWGALAERLTSAGFSRKQEYAADDFAFGFLLRNGYDPYAMATALDKLARLASAEQGAGKELLQLFSTHPDSAERARRMREKADAARSGTAG, from the coding sequence ATGTTGTTGAAAATTTTGCTCATAGCGCTGATCGTCTACGTGATCGTCGTCACGCGGGCTCGCGTACGGCTGCCTCATCCGGGGCTTCAGGCGACCGTCGACGTGCTGCAGGCCGCCACGCTGCGCGACGAGCACGTCGTGGCGACGGCCCGCCGGTTCGTCGAGTACGCCGACGCGCAGCAGCCGGCTCTTCCCGCGGGCGATCCGTATGCCGAACGGCTCGAGCGGCTGACTTCGCGCTATGCGGCCGTGAACGGCGTGCCGCTGAATTTCCGCGTCTACCGGACGCCGCAGGTCAATGCGTTCGCGACGGCCGACGGCAGCATACGCATCTACTCGGGTCTGATGGACCGCATGAGCGACGACGAGCTGATGGCGATCGTCGGCCATGAAATGGGACACATCCGCAACAGCGACTCGCTCGGCGCGATGCGCAAAGCCTGTCTGACCTCGGCGATCCGCAACACGCTGGGGGCCGCCGGAGGCGTGATCGGCGCGCTCAGTTCGTCGCAATGGGGCGCGCTGGCCGAGCGGCTGACCTCGGCCGGTTTTTCCCGGAAGCAGGAGTATGCGGCCGACGACTTCGCCTTCGGTTTTTTGCTGCGTAACGGCTACGACCCGTATGCAATGGCTACGGCTCTCGACAAGCTGGCGCGGCTCGCCTCTGCGGAACAAGGCGCCGGCAAGGAGCTTCTGCAGCTTTTCTCGACTCATCCCGACAGCGCGGAGCGTGCCCGGCGAATGCGCGAAAAGGCCGATGCCGCGCGCTCCGGTACGGCAGGCTGA
- the gcvT gene encoding glycine cleavage system aminomethyltransferase GcvT, translating into MKTTPFTPYHIRNGARMAEFASYDMPIEFTGINDEHTAVRARAGVFDVSHMGEIWVKGPRALDLLRYVGSNDAASLYDGKIQYSCLPNGRGGIVDDILVYRIDAETYLLVVNAANVEKDWNHLVAAGERFGLRPGRELYNASDEIAQLAVQGPLAMRIVQRLCPAADLGKLAYYTFVKTEVAGIADAIVSVTGYTGAGGCEIYVANEDAPRLWEALWQAGERDGLQNIGLGARDTLRLEMGYCLYGNDIDDTTSPVEAGLGWITKTGGDRDFIDRPLLERQKREGVSRRLVGFELTERGVPRHGYRLSDAEGRAIGSVTSGTMSPTLKKGIGMGYVETAYAEPGTPIAVVIREKPVAARIVKLPFIPNR; encoded by the coding sequence ATGAAAACGACTCCCTTTACTCCGTATCATATCCGAAACGGCGCGCGGATGGCCGAGTTCGCCAGCTACGACATGCCGATCGAATTCACCGGGATCAACGACGAGCACACGGCCGTGCGCGCCCGTGCCGGCGTGTTCGACGTGAGCCACATGGGCGAGATCTGGGTCAAGGGGCCTCGGGCGCTCGACCTGCTGCGCTACGTCGGCAGCAACGACGCGGCCTCGCTGTACGACGGCAAGATACAGTATTCCTGCCTGCCGAACGGCCGGGGCGGCATCGTCGACGACATTCTGGTCTACCGGATCGACGCCGAGACCTACCTGCTCGTCGTCAACGCGGCCAACGTCGAGAAAGACTGGAACCATCTGGTCGCCGCCGGCGAACGTTTCGGTCTCCGGCCCGGACGCGAACTCTACAACGCATCGGACGAGATCGCCCAGCTGGCCGTTCAGGGACCGCTGGCGATGCGGATCGTCCAGCGCCTGTGCCCTGCCGCCGACCTCGGAAAACTCGCCTATTATACGTTCGTCAAGACCGAGGTCGCCGGCATCGCCGACGCTATCGTATCGGTAACGGGCTACACCGGAGCGGGCGGATGCGAAATCTACGTAGCGAACGAGGACGCTCCGCGCCTGTGGGAAGCGCTGTGGCAAGCCGGCGAGAGAGACGGGCTGCAGAATATCGGGCTCGGCGCGCGCGACACGCTGCGGCTCGAAATGGGCTACTGCCTTTACGGCAACGACATCGACGATACGACGTCGCCCGTCGAGGCCGGTTTGGGCTGGATCACCAAGACCGGCGGCGACCGCGACTTCATCGACCGCCCGCTGCTCGAACGGCAGAAGCGCGAGGGCGTGAGCCGCCGGCTGGTCGGTTTCGAGCTGACCGAGCGCGGCGTGCCGCGCCATGGCTACCGGCTCTCCGACGCCGAGGGACGCGCGATCGGCTCCGTCACGTCGGGCACGATGTCGCCCACGCTCAAAAAAGGCATCGGCATGGGTTACGTCGAAACGGCCTATGCCGAGCCGGGCACGCCGATAGCGGTCGTCATCCGCGAAAAGCCGGTAGCCGCCCGGATCGTCAAGCTGCCCTTTATCCCCAACAGGTAA
- a CDS encoding aspartate aminotransferase family protein codes for MTTNLRQLFLEHVGQTSDNPMMLEVERAEGVYLYGPDGRRWIDLISGVSVSAVGHGNRRVIDAICAQARDYLHLMVYGEAVESPQVRYAERIASLLPDPLDTVYFVNSGSEAVEGALKLAKRYTGRTELVYYRNAYHGSTAGSLSVMGGEEYRNSYRPLLPDTRCIRFNEPGDLKYITSRTACVIIEPVQGEGGIVLSEKGYLEALRRRCDETGALLVFDEIQTGLGRTGTLYFFQQYGVVPDILCTAKAFGGGMPLGAFIAPNRIMSSLKTNPVLGHITTFGGHPVCCAAGLAALEFILSEGLMEQADAKGAQYERRLVGHPAVREIRRTGLLMGVEFGDPALTQRIVLRAVERGLMTEWFLFRDTAMRIAPPLTITPAEIDESCDILLDVLREVTGS; via the coding sequence ATGACGACCAATCTCAGACAACTCTTTCTGGAACATGTGGGCCAGACTTCCGACAACCCGATGATGCTCGAAGTGGAGCGCGCCGAGGGCGTGTACCTGTACGGCCCGGACGGACGGCGGTGGATCGATCTGATCTCCGGCGTGTCGGTCAGCGCCGTCGGGCACGGCAACCGCCGGGTGATCGACGCGATCTGCGCTCAGGCGCGCGATTACCTTCATCTGATGGTCTACGGCGAGGCGGTCGAGTCGCCGCAGGTGCGCTATGCCGAGCGGATCGCTTCGCTGCTGCCCGATCCGCTCGACACGGTCTACTTCGTCAATTCGGGCAGCGAGGCCGTCGAAGGGGCGCTCAAACTGGCCAAGCGCTATACCGGCCGTACCGAGCTGGTCTACTACCGGAATGCCTATCACGGCAGTACGGCCGGTTCGCTGAGCGTCATGGGAGGAGAAGAGTACCGCAATTCCTATCGTCCGCTGCTGCCCGACACGCGTTGCATTCGCTTCAACGAGCCCGGCGACCTGAAATACATTACCTCGCGGACGGCCTGCGTAATCATCGAGCCCGTTCAGGGCGAGGGGGGGATCGTCCTTTCGGAAAAGGGCTATCTGGAAGCGTTGCGCCGCCGTTGCGACGAGACCGGCGCGCTGCTCGTTTTCGACGAGATACAGACCGGGCTGGGCCGGACCGGCACGCTCTATTTTTTTCAGCAGTACGGCGTCGTGCCCGATATACTATGTACGGCCAAGGCGTTCGGAGGAGGCATGCCGCTCGGAGCCTTCATCGCTCCGAACCGGATCATGTCGTCGCTGAAGACCAATCCGGTGCTCGGGCACATCACGACTTTCGGCGGTCATCCGGTCTGCTGCGCCGCCGGCTTGGCGGCCCTCGAGTTCATCCTGTCGGAGGGGCTCATGGAGCAGGCCGACGCGAAGGGGGCGCAGTACGAGCGTCGTTTGGTCGGGCATCCGGCCGTGCGTGAGATTCGGCGCACAGGTCTGCTGATGGGCGTCGAGTTCGGCGATCCGGCCCTGACGCAGCGCATCGTGCTGCGCGCGGTCGAGCGCGGTCTGATGACCGAGTGGTTTCTGTTCCGCGATACGGCCATGCGGATCGCTCCGCCGCTGACGATCACCCCTGCCGAGATCGACGAGTCGTGCGACATCCTGCTCGACGTGCTGCGCGAGGTGACGGGTTCTTGA
- a CDS encoding MazG nucleotide pyrophosphohydrolase domain-containing protein, which yields MTIKEAQELVDAWGDKHAIRHNELANMALLTEEIGKLARVMVRRYGEHAADPRFRGEVTDEIGDILWALIGVANQTGVDLTAALIRALERKSEESEAPSGRKA from the coding sequence ATGACGATCAAGGAGGCGCAGGAACTGGTAGACGCATGGGGCGACAAGCATGCGATCCGTCACAACGAACTGGCGAACATGGCCTTGCTGACCGAGGAGATCGGTAAGCTGGCGCGCGTGATGGTCCGCCGCTACGGCGAGCACGCGGCCGATCCCCGTTTCCGGGGCGAGGTGACCGACGAGATCGGGGATATTCTGTGGGCTCTGATCGGCGTGGCCAACCAGACGGGCGTCGATCTGACCGCCGCGCTGATCCGCGCGCTGGAGCGCAAGAGCGAGGAGTCGGAGGCTCCCTCGGGCCGGAAGGCGTGA
- the dtd gene encoding D-aminoacyl-tRNA deacylase produces the protein MRILIQRVRRASVGIGGSVRSSIGRGLLVLVGIGPDDGEDDVRYLCEKLVKLRIFDDEAGVMNRSVVDAGGDVLVVSQFTLYASTRKGNRPSYVRAAGPEAAVPLYERFVAVTGKLLGRPVQTGVFGADMQVELVNDGPVTIWIDSKRKEY, from the coding sequence ATGCGAATACTGATTCAGCGCGTACGGCGCGCATCGGTCGGGATCGGGGGAAGCGTCCGATCCTCGATCGGACGGGGATTGTTGGTTTTGGTCGGAATCGGACCGGACGACGGCGAGGACGATGTCCGCTATCTGTGCGAGAAGCTCGTGAAGCTCCGCATTTTCGACGATGAGGCCGGCGTGATGAACCGCTCGGTCGTGGACGCGGGGGGCGATGTGTTGGTTGTCAGTCAGTTCACGCTGTATGCCTCGACGCGCAAGGGCAACCGTCCCTCTTATGTCCGAGCGGCCGGGCCCGAGGCGGCCGTGCCGCTTTACGAGCGTTTCGTCGCCGTGACGGGGAAGCTGCTCGGACGGCCCGTGCAGACGGGCGTGTTCGGAGCCGATATGCAGGTCGAACTGGTGAACGACGGGCCGGTAACGATCTGGATCGATTCGAAACGGAAAGAATATTGA
- the thiH gene encoding 2-iminoacetate synthase ThiH, giving the protein MTYYDLILKYDWETTRRKIYASTDADVERALAHDRPSMDDFAALVSPAADKYLDAMAAESYRITRRRFGNVMQLYIPLYLANICQNHCVYCGFNCTNKIHRAILTPDEIHEECRAIKKDPFQHILLVTGEAPRSSSVRYMADSMEIVKQYFQQISLEVQPLETDEYRLLMDHGLHSVYVYQETYNRERYPVYHLRGRKADYRYRLETPDRLCEAGVYKVGVGNLIGLEDWRTEAFFTALHVRYLENRYWRTKYSIAFPRLRPYYGEDGFNPEHPTTERNLLQLICAYRLLSEDVELSISTRESAACRDTVMPFGVTVMSAGSKTTPGGYAHPIDELEQWAVNDSRTPAEVFDAVRAKGFEPVWKDWSLFMQEANIPA; this is encoded by the coding sequence ATGACGTACTACGATCTGATTCTCAAATACGACTGGGAAACGACGCGGCGCAAGATCTACGCCTCGACCGATGCCGACGTGGAGCGGGCGCTCGCTCACGATCGGCCTTCGATGGATGATTTCGCCGCGCTCGTTTCGCCGGCGGCCGACAAATATCTCGACGCGATGGCGGCCGAGAGCTACCGCATTACCCGCCGCCGGTTCGGCAACGTGATGCAGCTCTATATTCCGCTCTATCTGGCCAATATATGTCAGAACCACTGCGTCTACTGCGGTTTCAACTGCACGAACAAGATTCATCGGGCCATCCTGACACCCGACGAGATTCATGAGGAGTGCCGCGCGATCAAGAAAGACCCGTTCCAACATATTCTGCTCGTGACGGGCGAGGCTCCCCGCTCGTCGAGCGTACGGTACATGGCCGACTCGATGGAGATCGTCAAGCAGTACTTCCAGCAGATTTCGCTCGAGGTGCAGCCGCTCGAGACCGACGAGTACCGCCTGCTGATGGATCACGGGCTGCACTCGGTCTACGTCTATCAGGAAACGTACAACCGCGAGCGCTATCCGGTCTATCACCTGCGCGGCCGCAAGGCCGACTACCGCTACCGGCTCGAGACGCCCGACCGCTTGTGCGAGGCCGGCGTCTACAAGGTCGGCGTGGGCAACCTGATCGGGCTGGAGGACTGGCGCACCGAGGCGTTCTTCACGGCGCTGCACGTCCGCTATTTGGAGAACCGGTACTGGCGCACGAAGTATTCGATCGCCTTCCCGCGCCTGCGGCCTTATTACGGCGAGGACGGGTTCAATCCCGAGCATCCGACCACCGAGCGCAACCTGCTGCAGCTGATCTGCGCCTACCGCTTGCTGAGCGAGGACGTCGAGCTCTCCATATCGACCCGCGAGAGCGCCGCTTGCCGCGACACGGTGATGCCGTTCGGCGTGACGGTCATGAGCGCCGGATCGAAGACGACTCCGGGGGGATACGCGCATCCGATCGACGAGCTGGAGCAGTGGGCCGTCAACGACTCCCGGACGCCCGCCGAGGTGTTCGACGCCGTCCGGGCCAAAGGGTTCGAGCCCGTGTGGAAGGATTGGTCGCTTTTCATGCAGGAAGCGAATATTCCCGCGTAA
- a CDS encoding thiazole synthase — MEKLQIADKSFSSRLFVGTGKFSSSALMSEAVRASGSELVTVALKRVELENPQDDILSHLDTGRVGLLPNTSGVRNAREAVFAAQLAREALGTNWMKLEIHPDPRYLFPDPVETLKAAEELVKDGFVVMPYVHADPVLCRRLEDVGVACVMPLGAPIGSNRGLRTRDLLRIIIEQSTVPVVVDAGIGAPSHAAEAMEMGADAVLVNTAIAVAADPVAMAGAFRMAVEAGRTAFEAQLAPERAGASATSPLNPFLDSIKELEQ, encoded by the coding sequence ATGGAAAAATTGCAAATTGCCGACAAGAGCTTCTCGTCGAGGCTGTTCGTCGGAACCGGCAAATTCTCGTCGAGCGCTCTGATGAGCGAGGCCGTCCGGGCCAGCGGGAGCGAGCTGGTGACCGTCGCGCTGAAGCGCGTCGAGCTGGAGAATCCTCAGGACGATATCTTGAGTCATTTGGATACCGGGCGCGTGGGTCTGCTGCCCAATACCTCGGGCGTGCGCAATGCCCGCGAGGCGGTTTTTGCCGCTCAGCTGGCCCGCGAGGCGCTCGGAACGAACTGGATGAAGCTGGAGATACATCCCGATCCGCGCTATCTGTTTCCCGATCCGGTCGAGACGCTGAAGGCCGCCGAGGAGCTCGTCAAGGACGGCTTCGTCGTGATGCCCTACGTTCATGCCGACCCGGTGCTGTGCCGGCGGCTGGAGGACGTCGGCGTCGCGTGCGTGATGCCGCTCGGCGCGCCGATCGGGTCGAACCGCGGGCTGCGGACCCGCGACCTGCTGAGGATCATCATCGAGCAAAGCACGGTTCCCGTCGTCGTGGATGCCGGCATCGGAGCCCCGTCGCACGCTGCCGAAGCGATGGAGATGGGAGCCGACGCGGTGCTCGTCAACACGGCGATCGCCGTGGCGGCCGATCCCGTCGCCATGGCCGGAGCGTTCCGCATGGCCGTCGAGGCCGGACGCACGGCTTTCGAGGCGCAGCTCGCGCCGGAACGTGCGGGCGCGTCGGCCACGAGCCCGCTGAACCCGTTTTTGGACAGTATCAAAGAGTTGGAGCAATGA
- the thiE gene encoding thiamine phosphate synthase, translating to MTTTDRLTDAPLLVTLPRVLKSEAETLAALCRAGAGPIHIRKPESSAAEVEGLLRDLCAAGADMDCFTLHYDEPLARRYGLGGVHLRGERIAAGAGKGLRRSCSTHGWDEVERYGPVADYVFLSPLFDSISKAGYRSAVSLEEARSRLPLSEGRVVALGGVCAENIAWARLAGFDGAASLGAVWVTEGDRLDAQATVLRFLKLRRKWRAAGGCLQLISDGNMSVAEAFLRGGGRWVQLRMKDTPAGQIVGRGRELLALCRAWGALLIVNDAPELSAEIGADGVHLGQGDMAPAEARRIVGEGAIVGSTANTFEQIAGRCDGQTDYIGLGPFRYTTTKKNLAPVLGAEGYRSILERMRREGIALPVVAIGGILPEDVPGLMPSGVMGIAVSGALSRAADAERQTVRFVESLRAGVRGRKIGPEKKSGQ from the coding sequence ATGACGACGACGGATCGATTGACGGACGCGCCGCTGCTCGTTACGCTGCCGCGCGTGCTGAAAAGCGAGGCGGAAACGCTCGCGGCGCTGTGCCGCGCGGGCGCGGGACCGATTCATATCCGCAAACCCGAGTCCTCGGCCGCCGAAGTGGAAGGGCTGCTGCGCGATTTGTGCGCGGCGGGAGCGGACATGGATTGTTTCACGCTGCATTACGACGAGCCTCTGGCCCGGCGCTACGGGTTGGGCGGAGTGCATTTGCGCGGCGAGCGGATCGCGGCGGGAGCCGGCAAAGGTCTCCGGCGCAGTTGCTCGACGCACGGCTGGGACGAGGTCGAGCGCTACGGCCCGGTAGCCGATTACGTTTTCCTCAGCCCGTTGTTCGACTCCATATCCAAGGCAGGATATCGCAGCGCCGTTTCGCTGGAAGAGGCCCGCTCGCGGTTGCCGCTGAGCGAGGGGCGCGTCGTCGCGCTGGGCGGAGTCTGCGCGGAAAATATCGCATGGGCCCGCTTGGCCGGTTTCGACGGAGCCGCGTCGCTCGGCGCCGTCTGGGTCACGGAGGGCGACCGGCTCGATGCGCAGGCTACCGTGCTCCGGTTTCTGAAGCTGCGCCGCAAGTGGCGGGCTGCCGGGGGATGTCTTCAGCTCATATCGGACGGGAACATGTCTGTTGCCGAAGCGTTTCTGCGCGGCGGCGGGCGCTGGGTGCAGCTTCGCATGAAGGATACGCCTGCCGGGCAGATCGTCGGCCGGGGCCGCGAATTGCTCGCGTTGTGCCGGGCATGGGGCGCTCTGCTGATCGTCAACGACGCGCCGGAACTCTCTGCCGAGATCGGGGCCGACGGCGTGCATCTCGGACAGGGCGATATGGCGCCCGCCGAGGCTCGCCGTATCGTCGGCGAAGGAGCGATTGTCGGTTCGACGGCCAATACGTTCGAGCAGATCGCCGGGCGCTGCGACGGGCAGACCGACTATATCGGCCTCGGTCCGTTCCGCTATACGACGACCAAAAAAAATCTGGCTCCCGTGTTGGGGGCCGAGGGATACCGGTCGATTCTGGAACGGATGCGGCGGGAAGGGATCGCGCTGCCGGTCGTTGCGATCGGGGGCATTTTGCCCGAGGACGTGCCCGGGCTGATGCCTTCGGGAGTGATGGGCATAGCCGTGAGCGGAGCCCTCTCGCGGGCCGCCGATGCCGAACGGCAGACCGTCCGTTTCGTCGAGTCGCTGCGGGCCGGTGTCCGCGGTCGGAAAATCGGTCCGGAGAAAAAGAGCGGACAATAA
- the thiS gene encoding sulfur carrier protein ThiS: MEVFLNGTKIPTEAATLSQLIEQQRIPVAGIAVALGSRVVRREQWETTPLEEGCEITVIRATQGG; this comes from the coding sequence ATGGAAGTGTTTTTGAACGGGACGAAGATCCCGACCGAGGCGGCTACCCTTTCCCAATTGATCGAGCAGCAGCGGATTCCCGTGGCCGGCATTGCCGTGGCCTTGGGCAGCCGCGTCGTCCGCCGCGAACAGTGGGAAACTACGCCGCTCGAGGAGGGCTGCGAGATTACGGTGATCCGCGCCACGCAAGGAGGATAG
- a CDS encoding FAD:protein FMN transferase has product MNIRTTLYIMTALLAVSCGRKTGDGPTVSRFDGFTQGTTYHILVKSDGPLHMEKEIDSLLTEVDNSMSLYNPQSLLSRLNRNETDSADGFIAECIRTARRISEQSDGAYDITVKPLTAAYGFTGDVPVQNPDVDSLLKLVGYDKIAVENGRLRKADPRMQIDLNSIAQGATSDYIAAYFEKLGIEEYMIEVGGEIFCRGLNAKGKPWVVGIDRPKEGNFTPGADLQVKISLSGKGLATSGNYRKFRTDSSGRKIVHTVDPRTGQPVTSDLLSATVVAETSAEADAYGTALMVMGLERGKEFLAAHPEIQAYLIYSDEQGRFQTYVTPELGRTIAR; this is encoded by the coding sequence ATGAATATCAGAACGACACTATACATCATGACCGCCCTGCTCGCCGTATCGTGCGGACGGAAAACAGGAGACGGCCCGACCGTCAGCCGCTTCGACGGCTTCACGCAGGGAACGACCTATCATATATTGGTAAAAAGCGACGGGCCCCTACACATGGAAAAAGAGATCGACAGCCTGCTGACCGAGGTGGACAACTCGATGTCGCTCTACAACCCGCAATCGCTGCTCAGCCGGCTGAACCGCAACGAAACGGATTCGGCAGACGGCTTCATCGCCGAATGTATCCGGACCGCCCGGCGTATCAGCGAACAGTCGGACGGAGCCTACGACATCACCGTCAAGCCGCTCACCGCAGCCTATGGCTTCACGGGCGACGTACCGGTACAAAACCCCGACGTCGATTCGCTGCTCAAGCTGGTCGGATACGACAAGATCGCCGTCGAGAACGGCCGCCTGCGGAAAGCCGATCCCCGCATGCAGATCGACCTGAACTCGATCGCGCAGGGGGCTACGTCGGACTATATCGCAGCCTATTTCGAAAAACTGGGAATCGAGGAATACATGATCGAGGTCGGAGGAGAGATTTTCTGCCGGGGCCTCAACGCCAAGGGCAAGCCATGGGTCGTCGGGATCGACCGGCCGAAAGAAGGCAACTTCACGCCGGGAGCCGACCTGCAGGTCAAAATCTCGCTGAGCGGGAAAGGACTCGCCACATCGGGCAACTACCGCAAGTTCCGCACCGACTCGAGCGGCCGAAAGATCGTCCATACGGTCGATCCGAGAACGGGGCAGCCCGTAACCAGCGACCTGCTTTCGGCCACGGTCGTCGCGGAAACTTCGGCGGAGGCCGACGCCTACGGCACGGCTCTGATGGTCATGGGACTCGAGCGCGGCAAGGAATTTCTCGCCGCCCATCCCGAGATACAGGCCTATCTGATCTACTCGGACGAGCAGGGACGTTTCCAAACATACGTCACCCCGGAACTCGGCCGAACGATCGCCCGGTAA
- a CDS encoding YegS/Rv2252/BmrU family lipid kinase — MQKVRFAYNPKAGETVITDWLDNIIDIYQRGGYSIMPYRLAFTETEETDLLDDIDGSYHHILVAGGDGTVNYVVNLLKRRNLDLPVAVLPTGTANDFANTLGVPSDIEKACRRILGGEIRRVDLGRANDEYFVNVFSCGLFTDVSQKTPTILKNTFGKLAYYFGGLGELPNFRKMHISIESDGGNYEGPSLIFFVFNGRTAGQMRFAYLSEIDDGLLDVIVIKGDRPIETVRTIFHFIKRNTKDYPAGIVHFKSRDILLHSYNEETTDIDGQPGPRFPVRIACEPGALRVICPQKKPKK, encoded by the coding sequence ATGCAAAAAGTCCGTTTCGCGTACAATCCGAAAGCGGGCGAGACGGTAATCACCGACTGGCTCGACAACATCATCGACATCTACCAGCGAGGAGGGTACTCGATCATGCCCTACCGTTTGGCGTTCACCGAAACCGAGGAGACCGACCTGCTGGACGACATCGACGGCAGCTACCACCATATCCTCGTCGCCGGCGGGGACGGCACGGTCAACTACGTGGTCAACCTGCTCAAACGGCGGAACCTCGATCTGCCCGTAGCCGTGCTGCCGACCGGGACGGCCAACGACTTCGCGAACACGCTGGGCGTCCCGTCGGACATCGAGAAGGCCTGCCGGAGAATTCTCGGCGGAGAGATCAGACGCGTCGATCTGGGCCGGGCCAACGACGAGTATTTCGTCAACGTATTCAGTTGCGGGCTTTTTACCGACGTCTCGCAAAAGACGCCGACGATACTCAAGAACACCTTCGGCAAGCTGGCCTACTATTTCGGAGGGCTCGGCGAACTGCCCAACTTCCGGAAGATGCACATTTCGATCGAGTCCGACGGAGGCAACTACGAGGGACCGTCGCTGATTTTCTTCGTGTTCAACGGCCGCACGGCAGGCCAGATGCGTTTCGCCTATCTGTCCGAAATCGACGACGGGCTGCTCGACGTGATCGTCATCAAGGGCGACCGGCCGATCGAGACGGTCCGGACGATCTTTCATTTCATCAAGCGCAACACGAAGGATTATCCGGCCGGAATCGTCCACTTCAAGAGCCGCGACATCCTGCTGCACTCCTACAACGAGGAAACGACCGACATCGACGGGCAGCCGGGTCCCCGGTTTCCGGTGCGCATCGCGTGCGAACCGGGAGCCCTGCGCGTGATCTGCCCTCAAAAGAAGCCGAAGAAATAG